A region of Anolis sagrei isolate rAnoSag1 chromosome 2, rAnoSag1.mat, whole genome shotgun sequence DNA encodes the following proteins:
- the LOC132765199 gene encoding lymphocyte antigen 6 complex locus protein G6c-like: MNKFLFLGFCVLLLSTVAQGLVCKVCKFKFAGVCLNSDEPCQAGHGEFCETTKVFSGRIRLFTKYGCTKGTELCNKTEQRENIFDTSYNRTCCDTDLCNGGVVGNPSFSLLAGLSMALGWWVAH; encoded by the exons ATGAACAAGTTTCTTTTTCTGGGCTTTTGTGTTCTGCTCTTATCCACAGTTG cgCAAGGTCTGGTTTGCAAAGTATGCAAATTCAAATTCGCCGGTGTCTGCCTCAATTCTGATGAGCCCTGTCAAGCTGGACACGGCGAGTTCTGTGAGACAACCAAAGTTTTCTCAG GCAGAATAAGGCTCTTCACAAAATATGGCTGCACCAAAGGCACAGAGCTTTGCAACAAGACTGAGCAGAGGGAAAACATTTTCGACACGAGCTACAACCGCACCTGCTGTGACACTGACTTATGCAATGGGGGAGTTGTTGGCAACCCTAGCTTCTCACTCTTAGCTGGCCTCAGCATGGCGTTGGGCTGGTGGGTAGCCCATTAA